In Thermocrinis sp., the genomic window TCCACCAACGGGTTAGTGCCCTGGGTGTATAGACCTAAATTTACCAGCTCTTCAACAGATTCGTAAGCACTTAGAATTTCTTTAATCTGAAGAGCAACTCGCATATGATCTTGCTGAACTATTTGTGGCATTAACCTGCTTAAACTTCTTACTGGGTCTATGGCGGGAAATAAGCCTGCGTTGGCAAGTTTTCTGGAGAGAATAATATGACCGTCAAGCATGCCCATAAGAGCATCCGCCACAGGGTCAAGGCTAATGTCATCCCCTTCAACCAAAACGCTGAATATTCCCGTTATGCTACCGTTTTTAAAGCTTCCACAACTTTCCACTATCTTAGACAGAAGGTAAAAAACAGAAGGCGTATAACCTTTTAAAGTAGGTGGTTCTCCTGCAGAAAGCCCCACTTCTCTCTGAGCCATGGCAAAGCGGGTCAGAGAGTCCAACACTAAAAGCACGTCATAGCCCTTTTCAGCAAAGTACCTTGCATGGACCAGTGCACTGATAGCACCCTTTACCTTCATTATAGGCGTTTGATCTGCGGTGGTAACTATAACTACACTTCTTTTTATGGCCTCTCCTAAAACATCTTCCACAAATTCCCTAACTTCTCTGCCCCTCTCTCCTATTAAACCCAGAACCACGACCTTTGCTTTACTGAATTTCGTGATCATTCCCAACAACGTGGTTTTCCCCACACCCGCTCCCGCAAATATACCTACCTTTTGTCCCTTACCTAAGGTAAAGAGTGCATTTATAGTTCTTATACCGGTGTCAAATACCTCTGTGATCCTGTTCCTCTGCAAAGGATTAATATCCTTTAGCTCAATGGGTCTTTTTTCTCCTGATAGGAGTTTCCCGTCTGAAAGCCTTCTTCCAAGCGGGTTCAGCAACTGTCCTAGTGCTTGCTCTCCAACCACAGTAGAGACCGGTTCCCGCAATATCCATACCCTATCCCCCACCTTGACTCCCGAT contains:
- a CDS encoding FliI/YscN family ATPase, whose amino-acid sequence is MKGIFRVYGKVLKVSGIYLEATVSEGAVGNHAIIKTDNNSIDGEVIGFYENRCIIMPFGSLSGVKVGDRVWILREPVSTVVGEQALGQLLNPLGRRLSDGKLLSGEKRPIELKDINPLQRNRITEVFDTGIRTINALFTLGKGQKVGIFAGAGVGKTTLLGMITKFSKAKVVVLGLIGERGREVREFVEDVLGEAIKRSVVIVTTADQTPIMKVKGAISALVHARYFAEKGYDVLLVLDSLTRFAMAQREVGLSAGEPPTLKGYTPSVFYLLSKIVESCGSFKNGSITGIFSVLVEGDDISLDPVADALMGMLDGHIILSRKLANAGLFPAIDPVRSLSRLMPQIVQQDHMRVALQIKEILSAYESVEELVNLGLYTQGTNPLVDKVIKHEKAIKDFFRQDYRTAVDFKSSVSSLMELHEKILTG